The sequence ATGATCAAAGCCCCCGGATTTTCCGGGGGCTTTTTTTGTTGATATTAATAGCCTTTAGGCAAACAACAGGCTGAAAATGCTAAACAGCAAGTCCCACTGTACCGGAGACTTGCTGTTTTATAATTCCTAATTATAAGATTAACGCCTTATGACAACGTTAGCTTAGCGAATTTCCGTTTACCTACTTGCAAGATATCGCCCTCCTGTGGCGTCAAGTCCGCATTAGGGTCCTCCAGTTTCACCTCGTTCAGCTTAACTGAACCCTGCTGAATACTGCGTTTGGCCTCCCCATTGGAGCCCGCAAATCCAAGCAGAGTGAGCAGTTTAACAAGTTTGATCGTGCCATCTTCCAACTCTGCGGCAGGAACTGCAAAGATCTCGATATCATCCGGCAGCGCACGCTGCTGGAACACAGTGACGAAATGCTGCTGTGCAGCATCTGCCGCAGGAACACCATGATACATGCGTACAAATGTGTGAGCCAATTGCATTTTAGCATCTCTCGGATGCGTTACGCCCTCTTGCAACGCCTCTTTCAGAACCACAAGCTCACGATTGCTGATATCAGTGGCCAACTCATAGTACTTAAGCATCAGTTCATCAGGTACCGACATCGCTTTGCCGTAGATTTCGTTCGGCTCTTCATCGATACCAATATAGTTACCCAGGCTCTTGCTCATCTTCTGTACGCCGTCAAGACCTTCAAGCAAAGGTGTCATAATCGTAGCTTGAGTATCCACACCATATTCCTTCTGCAGCGTACGCCCCATCAGCAGATTAAATTTTTGATCCGTTCCTCCAAGCTCCACGTCACTCTTCAAGGCAACAGAATCCATTCCTTGCATCAGCGGATAGAAAAACTCATGGATACTGATCGGCAGACCACCTTGAAAACGTTTAGTGAAATCATCACGCTCCATCATACGTGCCACTGTTACTTTAGCGGACAACGTCACAACTTCAGCAAAGGTCATCGGGCTAAGCCATTCCGAGTTGTAAAACACTTTTGTTTTATTCGGGTCTAATATCTTGTAGATCTGCTTCTTGTAGGTTTCGGCATTACGCTGTACATCTTCTTCCGTCAATTGCTTGCGCGTTTCCGACTTGCCTGTAGGATCTCCGATTCGTCCGGTGAAATCTCCAATAATAAGCTGCACTTGATGTCCCAGCTCTTGAAACTGGCGTAATTTATGCATAACAACTGTATGACCGACATGGATATCCGGCGCTGATGGATCAAGCCCCAGCTTTACATTAAGGGGTACACCCGTAACCACAGATTTGATGACTTTGCGTTTCAGTTCTTCTTCCGGAACAATCTCCACGACACCACGAGATATGACTTCCAGCTGATGCTCTACTTCCTGCTGTTGAACGTCCGATAATTCTTCCCATTTCATACTTATGTTCCTCCTCTAAGTTCTAACTGTGCCACCACGACAAAAAGAGTCTATTTCTCATCCCAAGGGACGAGAAATAGACTCGCGGTACCACCCTAATTAAAATCCCTGCTATGTAGGTTAACACTGCAAAGGACTTTCACTTCATTACATATAACGGGATTGCACCCGGTCCCAGACTACTTAACAGGCAAAATATGCTTGTTGTTCCTCCAGACAGCTCCAGACTGTAATTCAAAGGGGCTTGTTATCGGTTCACACCACCCACCGACTCTCTGAAAATACAAAGCTTGCCTTCTACTGATGTCTTTCTGCGCTTTTTTTGATATCCAATTGAATCTATTTATATCACAAGCACATTTCAAAAGTCAAATCCTTGCGGAAAAATTGCTCTCAAGTATAAGCGCATTCAAAATCGCCAAATTGTGCTATAATAATTCCGTTAAAAGGAGGATTATCGTCGATGGTTGAGGAGATCAAAAAGAAAACTGTAAAAAAGCATCCACCCCGTAGATCCTGGTTCCGCAGGTTCGGCTCCGTAGTCAAGTGGATGTTTATTCTTGGCATACTGGGCATTCTGTTTGCCAGTGGCGCTGTGGCAGGTTACGTCACTTCTATAGTGAAAGAAGACCCTGTCCGCTCCGAGCAATTCATTCAACAACAAATTAGCCAGAACTCTATCACTGGATTCGCTTATTTCCGTGATGGAAGCCCTATCGGCCAGCTCCGTACCGAAGAAGACCGCAGGCTCATTGAATACAACAATATCCCCCAGCTTATCATTGATGCAGTTCTTGCAATAGAGGACAATAATTTCTATGAGCACAATGGCGTAGATTTCAAGGGTACCTTACGTGCCGTCAAGCAAAAGCTGCTGAACGAGTCCGTTCAGACTGGGGGCAGTACGCTTACCCAACAACTCGCAAGACGTGTATTCCTTAGTCTGGACCGGACAGAAGACCGCAAAGTGAAGGAGATTTTATTATCACTGAGACTTGAACGCTTCTTATCCAAGCAAGAAATTCTAACAGCATATCTGAACAAGGTTCCCTTTGGTAATGGCTCTAACGGCTACAACTTATTTGGGATTAAAGCAGCATCCAAAGGAATATTCGGTCAGGATAATCTGGACAAACTGAATATAGCCCAAGCTGCGTATTTAGCAGGTCTACCTCAGCTGCCATCCGCTTATTCCGCCTTCAACGGACT comes from Paenibacillus sp. 19GGS1-52 and encodes:
- the tyrS gene encoding tyrosine--tRNA ligase, which codes for MKWEELSDVQQQEVEHQLEVISRGVVEIVPEEELKRKVIKSVVTGVPLNVKLGLDPSAPDIHVGHTVVMHKLRQFQELGHQVQLIIGDFTGRIGDPTGKSETRKQLTEEDVQRNAETYKKQIYKILDPNKTKVFYNSEWLSPMTFAEVVTLSAKVTVARMMERDDFTKRFQGGLPISIHEFFYPLMQGMDSVALKSDVELGGTDQKFNLLMGRTLQKEYGVDTQATIMTPLLEGLDGVQKMSKSLGNYIGIDEEPNEIYGKAMSVPDELMLKYYELATDISNRELVVLKEALQEGVTHPRDAKMQLAHTFVRMYHGVPAADAAQQHFVTVFQQRALPDDIEIFAVPAAELEDGTIKLVKLLTLLGFAGSNGEAKRSIQQGSVKLNEVKLEDPNADLTPQEGDILQVGKRKFAKLTLS